A window from Purpureocillium takamizusanense chromosome 3, complete sequence encodes these proteins:
- the MgPP2CL-1 gene encoding Protein-serine/threonine phosphatase (COG:T~EggNog:ENOG503NUYG~BUSCO:EOG09264XTW) yields the protein MFGGGSNSSGSKTESDIRGEGKSPSPDSSPGSSAATSIKTTDQAASGEKRSGNGSPPGRNDNGANADKKRRSSGVGSKASSLLASAKNSLSFGQGGRGNSDLSAQTPLQKLGKQDPALAVPQGQHNNSAGESVPGPKSTFRVGVWEDRNKKCRRTMEDTHAFLYNFLDTPEPATEAGDKAAKTEKDAADTAEREIVQSDNGYFAIFDGHAGTFAADWCGKKLHIILEDMIRKNPNVAVPELLDQTFTAVDAQLEKLPLKNSGCTAAIAVLRWEDRVPSDRSVTGSLPIAPAAAAAAAKAANKAAAKANEHAQSEKDKEKEKEATTTVTEVDPRPSTDAAHARLKSSASRQRVLYTANVGDARIILCRGGRALRLSYDHKGSDENEGRRIANAGGLILNNRVNGVLAVTRALGDAYMKDLVTGHPYTTETVIQPDLDEFIIIACDGLWDVCSDQEAVDLVRNMQDPIAASKLLVDHALSRFSTDNLSCMIVRFDKEAASQNQSSKETGETAAASLVSEADKIVMDTKQKIADGSTPPLGVSASNSGRGYDAVGSEEADFVPTTLDGTLEEEPHSIGEEDSPEVTPSPGNDPVHKQAADS from the exons ATGTTTGGCGGTGGCTCCAATTCCTCAGGATCAAAAACCGAGAGCGACATCAGGGGCGAGGGCAAGTCGCCCTCCCCGGACTCGAGCCccggctccagcgccgcaACTTCCATCAAGACGACGGATCAGGCTGCTAGCGGGGAGAAGCGTAGCGGCAACGGAAGCCCGCCCGGCCGGAACGACAATGGCGCCAATGCAGATAAGAAGCGCAGGAGTAGTGGCGTTGGAAGCAAAGCCAGTAGTCTCCTCGCTTCGGCCAAGAACTCGCTGAGTTTCGGTCAGGGAGGCCGCGGCAATTCAGACCTCAGCGCGCAGACGCCTCTACAAAAGCTTGGCAAGCAAGATCCCGCCCTCGCTGTCCCCCAAGGCCAGCACAACAACTCTGCAGGCGAGTCCGTCCCAGGCCCTAAATCCACTTTTCGCGTTGGCGTTTGGGAAGATAGGAATAAGAAATGCCGGCGCACTATGGAGGACACGCACGCTTTTCTCTACAACTTCCTCGATACGCCCGAACCCGCAACGGAGgccggcgacaaggcggcTAAGACGGAAAAGGATGCCGCTGATACGGCCGAGCGTGAGATTGTGCAGTCAGACAATGGCTATTTTGCCATTTTTGATGGGCATGCCGGAACCTTCGCTGCCGACTGGTgcggcaagaagctgcaTATTATCCTAGAGGACATGATACGCAAGAACCCGAATGTTGCGGTCCCGGAGCTCCTGGATCAGACATTCACAGCCGTCGACGCACAGCTTGAGAAGCTTCCCCTGAAAAACAGCGGTTGCACGGCCGCCATAGCCGTATTGCGCTGGGAGGACCGCGTCCCGAGCGACCGATCGGTCACCGGGTCTCTTCCGATTGCtccggctgccgccgctgccgctgccaaggcggcgaacaaggcggcggccaaggctaACGAGCATGCACAGTCGGAAAAGGACAaagagaaggagaaggaggccacCACGACCGTAACGGAGGTTGACCCGAGACCTTCCACGGACGCTGCCCATGCTAGGTTAAAGAGCTCGGCAAGCCGGCAGCGCGTCCTCTACACAGCtaacgtcggcgacgcccgcatCATACTGTGTCGTGGCGGCCGGGCCCTTCGGCTATCATACGACCACAAGGGCAGCGACGAGAATGAAGGCAGAAGAATCGCAAACGCTGGTGGCCTGATCCTCAACAACCGTGTTAACGGTGTCCTGGCTGTAACGCGGGCCCTTGGCGACGCCTATATGAAGGATCTCGTCACCGGCCACCCGTACACCACCGAGACGGTCATTCAACCCGATCTCGATGAGTTCATTATTATCGCGTGCGATGGC CTTTGGGACGTTTGTAGTGACCAGGAAGCGGTCGATCTGGTCCGGAATATGCAGGACCCCATTGCAGCCTCCAAACTGCTCGTCGATCATGCGCTGAGCCGCTTCAGCACCGACAATCTCTCGTGTATGATTGTTCGGTTCGACAAGGAAGCTGCAAGCCAGAATCAGAGCTCCaaggagacgggcgagacggcggcagcgtctcTGGTCAGCGAAGCAGACAAAATTGTCATGGACACGAAGCAGAAGATCGCCGACGGAAGCACCCCGCCGCTCGGAGTGTCGGCCAGCAACAGTGGTCGCGGGTACGACGCCGTTGGTTCTGAGGAAGCAGACTTTGTTCCGACGACGTTGGACGGGACactggaggaggagcctcATTCGATTGGCGAGGAAGACAGCCCGGAAGTTACGCCGAGTCCGGGCAATGATCCCGTTCACAAACAGGCAGCAGACTCGTAG